Below is a genomic region from Pseudazoarcus pumilus.
AGCAGCGCGAAGTCGCGCTCGAGAAGCTGGCCGCGACCGATACCCTGACGGGCCTGCCCAACCGGCGCAGCTTCCTGTCCCGCCTGAGCGAGGCGGCGCGCGACGCGCGGCACCGCGCCGGTGCTGCCGGTGTCGTGATGATGCTCGACATCGATCACTTCAAGCGCGTCAACGACACCTGGGGCCACGCGGTGGGCGACGAGGTGTTGCAGCACTTCGCCGAGGTGGTGCGCCAGAGTCTGCGTCGCGGCGACGCGGCCGGTCGCCTCGGCGGCGAGGAGTTCGCGGTGCTGCTGCCCGGCACCGGCGCCGAGGATGGCCGGGTGCTGGCCGAGCGCCTGCGCGAACGTATCGAGACGCAACCTGCGGTCACTTCCGTTGGGGAGATCGCGATTACCGTGAGCATCGGCGTGGCGGCGCTTGGCAAGCGTGCCGAGCAGGCGCTCGAACTTGCCGACGGCGCGCTCTACCGCGCCAAGTCGTCGGGACGCAATCGGGTGTGCGTGGCCGATGCGACAGCGGTCGCTCAGTAGATGCGCCCGCCCGTGTCGCGGTAACGCAGCAGCAGCGCGCGCGCCTCGTCGGCGAGGCAGTCGCGGCGCACTTCGATGCCGCGCTCGACGAGAGACGCGACCCAATCGGGAGGCTTGGCGCCTTCGTCGAAGCCGATCGCCTCGGCGTCCGCACCGTCGGCGCCACACACCAGGGTACGCACGCCGGAGAACGGAATCGCGCCCAGGCACATGGCGCACGGGGCACATGTGGACACCAGCGTGTGCGGCCCGCAGGTGGCCAGGTCGTGTGTTCCCAAACGCTGCTGCGCACGCAGCAGCGCCACCATTTCGGCGTGCAGGCAGGAGGCGTGCGCGGCGATTACGCGGTTGACCCCGATGGCGACCAGCCGGTTGCGGGCGTCGAGCACCAACGCGCCGAACGGTCCGCCGCCGTCGTCGATGTTGCGCGCGGCCGCGTCGATGGCGAATCGCATCGCGTCCTCGTCGCTGGCGAAGCCTTGCGGCGGCGCATCGAGCGCATCGAGCCACTCGGGGAGGGTCAGCGCGAACCGCATTGCTTCGTTCCCGCCCCGGTCAGAAACGACGCATCAGGCCGAGGTGCCAGCTGCGCACCTCCGGGCGGTCGCGCACCCGCTCGACCGGGCTGCCGTCGGCCAGCCGCGAGGTATAGCGCAGCGCGCCGTAGCGGATCTCGCGCAGGCCCAGGCGCGCCGACCACGCCTCGCCCAGGCGCAGGTTCACGCCGAGGCCGAGCAGCGCGCCGCCGCGCCAGCCGGCCTCGTCGTAGGTGCTGCTCGAGGGCGAGGACTTTCTCTCGCGCAGACGACCGTAGGACCAGCCGCCCTCGACGTAGAGCGAGAAGGCGTCGTTTACGTGCAGCGTCGGCTGGACGCTGATCGCGAAGGCATAGGGAATGTCGTAGCGGAAGCGGGCGGGCTCCTCGGGGATGGACAGCGCGAATTCGGTGTTGCTCGCGCCCGCGCGCCCTTCGACGGCGATCGAGAGGCGATCCGCGGCCTGCCAGCGATGACCGAGTACGAGGCTGCCGGCCTGGCCGCGCGCGCGATCGGTGTAGCTGTTGTCGGGCGGGCCTTCGAGCGTGAAGTAATGGGGTTCGAATGTGATACGCTCGTGCGCCCCCTCGAGACCCCAGTAGAAGCCGTCTGCCAAGGCCTGGCCGGCGAGCGGGAACGTCGCGGCCAGCGCCAGGAGGCATGCGCGGATGCGGATCATGTCGGTTTCCCCGTGATGCGGTGCCTCGCCGATGATAGGGGCGAGCGCCACGCGGTGTCCATCGCGCACCGCATCCGCGCCCGTGCGCAGGGCAGTCGTGGGCGCTGCGCTGCCCAGTGCGGGACGCGAGCGGACATCGGTCGATACCTGTGCTATCGAATCAAGCGATCACGAGAGTCCTTATCAAACGGGGTCTTTGCCTTTAACATCTGCGCGGAGCGATTTCTTCGCGCATGTTCCGGCCGAGGGTCGGAGTCAGTACGCGCGACGGGTGCGACCGACGACACGGTTCCGGTTCGCATCCGCTCGGCAGGCGGTCCGCGTTACGCCCCAGGTCGATGCCGTCGTCCGCAGGTCTTGCGGATGCGATGTCGCAACCGGGGCGCGAGACATCGCGCGCTGCCGTCGGGTCGGCGGAACGATTCCGCTGCCCGTTTCTTGGTTTTGAACCGTATATGGAGATAGACATGGCGAAAATTGGATTCATTGGTCTGGGCATCATGGGCGCGCCGATGGCGGGTCACCTGCAGGCGGGCGGTCACGAGCTGTTCGTGCACGACGTCAAGGAGCCGCCCGCAGACCTCGTCAGCGGCGGTGCCAAGGCCTGCGCCAGCGGCGCGGAAGTGGCCAAGAACGCCGACGTCATCATCACGATGGTGCCGGACACCCCGCACGTCGAGGCCGTGCTGTTCGGCGAAAATGGCGTCGCGGCCGGCCTGTCCAAGGGCAAGATCGTGGTCGACATGAGCTCGATCTCGCCGATCGCGACCAAGCAGTTCGCCAAGCGCATCAACGAGCTGGGCTGCGAATACGTCGATGCGCCGGTCTCCGGCGGTGAGGTGGGTGCCAAGGCCGCCTCGCTGACGATCATGGTCGGCGGTTCCGAGGCGACCTTCGAGAAGGTCAAGCCGCTGTTCGACCTGATGGGCAAGAACATCACCCTGGTCGGCGGCAACGGCGACGGTCAGACCACCAAGGTGGCCAACCAGATCATCGTCGCGCTCAACATCCAGGCGGTGTCCGAGGCGCTGCTGTTCGCCTCCAAGGCCGGTGCCGACCCCGCGAAGGTGCGTCAGGCGCTGATGGGTGGCTTCGCTTCGTCGAAGATCCTCGAAGTGCATGGCGAGCGCATGGTCAAGCGCACCTTCAACCCGGGTTTCCGCATCGAGCTGCACCAGAAGGACCTGAACCTTGCCCTGCAGGGTGCCAAGTCGCTGGGCGTGTCGCTGCCGAATACCGCGATGGCCCAGGAGCTGATGAACGCCTGCGCCGCCAACGGCATGTCGGGCCTGGATCACTCGGCGCTGTGCCGTGCGGTCGAGATGATGGCCAACCATCAGATCGCCGAAGGCTGATCTTCGCGATCCGCTCCGCGCGGGCGGATTGCGAAACAACGGGGTGCCGCCGCGTGCGGCGGGATTCCGGATGCCGGTCGCCAGCGTGCGACCGGCATCGGATTTTATGGAAGTGGAAGACCGGGCCGCAGGGTGCCGGTCGGGCCAATCCGGCGCGTTACGGATGCCGAGCGCAGCCGTAAGCGTACATCAGGGCGTAACGATCGCCGCGTAGCCTGTACGAGTAGCCACCGGATTTTGAGTAGTCATCGTTTCATTCAGGACAATAAAATGCGACGCGAACGTAATGCCCGCATCATCGCCACGCTCGGCCCCGCAAGCTCGAGCCCCGAAACCATTCTCGCGCTGTTCGAAGCCGGGGCGGACGTGTTCCGCTTCAACTTCAGCCACGGCACGCACGAGGACCACAAGGCGCGCTACGACATCGTGCGCGAGATCGAGCGCAAGGTCGGTCGTCCGATCGGCATCCTCGCCGACCTGCAGGGGCCGAAGCTGCGTATCGGTACCTTCGCTGCGGGGCGCATCGTGTTGCAGGCCGGCGCCGAGTTCACGCTCGAGCGCGACACCGCGCCGGGCGACGAGACCCGCGTGTGCCTGCCGCACCCGGAACTGTTCGAAGTGGTCGAGGCCGGCCAGTCGCTGCTGCTCGACGACGGCAAGCTGCGCCTGCAGGTGCTCGACAGCAATGGCACGCAGATCCGCACGCGCGTGGTCACCGGCGGTCCGCTGTCCGACCGCAAGGGCGTCAACGTGCCGGACGCGGTGCTGCCCATCCCGGTACTCACCGAGAAGGACCGCCGTGACCTGGACTTCGCGCTGTCGCTGGGCGTGGAATTCGTCGCGCTGTCCTTCGTGCAGCGCCCCGAGGATCTGCACGAGGCGCGCGACATCATCGGCGATCGTGCCTTGCTGATGACCAAGCTCGAGAAGCCGCAGGCGCTCGACCATCTGGACGAGATCGTGCGTCTGTCCGACTCGGTGATGGTCGCGCGTGGCGACCTCGGCGTGGAACTGCCGCCCGAGCGCGTGCCAAGCGCATCCAAGCGCATCCTGCGTGCCTGCCGCGAGCACGGCAAGCCGAGCATCGTTGCCACGCAGATGCTCGAGTCGATGATTTCGGCGCCGACGCCGACCCGCGCCGAGGCTTCGGACGTGGCCGGTGCGGTGTACGACGGCTCCGACGCGGTGATGCTGTCAGCCGAATCGGCCAGCGGCGCATTCCCGGTGCAGGCGGTGGCGATGATGGACCGCATCATCCGTGAGGTCGAAGGCGACCCGGCCTATCGCACGCTCATCGACGCGCAGCATCCGGAACCGCTGGCCTCGCCGGCCGACGCGATCTGCGCCGCGCTGCGCGGCGTGACCAAGATCGTCGGGGCGACCGCCACCGTGACCTACACCTCCTCGGGTACGACCTCGATGCGTGCCGCACGAGAGCGTCCGACCGCTCCCATCGTGAGCATTACGCCGCGGATCGACACGGCGCGTCGCATGGCCTTCGTGTGGGGCGTGCATGCCAAGGTGGTCGAGGACGTGCATTCGGTCACCGACATGGTCACCGTCGCGTGCAAGGTCGCCCACGAAGAGGGCTTCGCCCAGCCGGGTGACATGATCGCGATCACCGCGGGCATGCCCTTCGGCATGCCGGGCAGCACCAATTTGCTGCGCATCGCCACCGTCGAGGGCTGAGCGCCCGCGAGGTCAACGACGAAGGGGCCGCAAGGCCCCTTCTTTTATTCGGTCGCTTGCCGCGAGGATCAGATCTTTCCCTGATGCTTGAGGCGGCTGAGCGTCTCGGACGAAATGTTCAGGTAGGAGGCCAGTTCCTTCTTCGGGATGCGGTCGAACAGGTCGGGCTGCTTGCGCAGGAAGCGGTGCACGCGTCCCGGTGCGTCGAGCAGGTGCAGCGTGATGGTGTGGGCCATGATCTCGCTCATCAGGCGCATTACTTCATGCTCGAAGTTCTGCTTGAGTGCAGGCATCTCGTCGATGAAGGCGGCCCACTGCTGCATCGGCAGTTTGGCAACGCGCGCCTTGGTGACGCATACGATGCTGTACGGGGTGGGTGTGCCCAGCTGCCAGGCGGCGTAGCTGGTCTCCATGTTGCGCTCCTCCGTGAAGCGGAGGATCATTCGCTTTCCCTGCTGGTTCGTGACGACGCGCTTGAGCACGCCGTCAAGCACGAAATACTGTTCCATCTCGTGCACGCCCTGGTGCAGCAGGAAGTCGCCCTTCTGGCAATCCATCACGGCCAGATGTGGTTCCAGCGCGGCCATCTCGGCCTCGCCGAGTTCCTTCAGGATCTGGTTCTGCCTGAGCTGGACGCGGATGATGTTCTTATCCGGATGCTTCTCGACTGGAGACATAAAGTGGCCGGTGTTCCGTCGCCCATACGACTAAGGGCGTATTCTCCCGTTAAAGTTGACCGGGGTCAATGATCGTGGCAGGGGGCGGTGGCTATGATGCGCTCGCTTCATAGGTACGGGTATCTCCCTGACAACATTCGTCGGAGAACGCTGGCGTCCGGCGCCTCCCGCCGACACGTGAAGACGTGCAGGCGACCCGCGGGCAGACTTGCGCAGCCCCGAACGGCATGCAACAAGCGCCCGCCCAGCCAGCCACGCTGCTCAACCTTTATCGACATACCAACGCGAGAGCATTCACCATGAACACGACTACCGACACTCAATCCGAGGGTTTTCACATGCAATCCCAGGAAATGACCGACGGCTTCAACCTGCTGATCGATGCGCTCAAGGCCAACGACCTGAACACCATCTACGGTCTGGTCGGCATTCCGGTGACCGACCTTGCGCGTCTGGCGCAGGCCCGTGGCATGAAGTTCATCGGCTTCCGTCATGAAGCCAACGCCGTCAACGCCGCCGCCATCGCCGGCTACATGACGCAGAAGCCCGGTGTCGCGCTGACCGTGTCCGCGCCCGGCTTCCTCAACGGCCTGGTCGCGCTGGCCAACGCCACCGTCAACTGCTTCCCGATGATCATGATCTCCGGCTCGTCCGAGCGCGAGATCGTCGACCTGCAGCAGGGCGACTACGAAGAGCTCGACCAGCTCAACGCCGCCAAGCCGTACGTCAAGGCCGCCTACCGCATCAACCACGCCGAGGACATCGGCATCGCCGTCGCCCGCTCCATCCGCGCTGCCGTTTCCGGTCGTCCGGGCGGTGTGTACCTCGACGTGCCGGCCCAGCTGCTCGGCCAGACCATCGACGCCGTGCGCGGTGCCGAGTCCATCGTCAAGGTCGTCGATCCTGCTCCGGCCCACATTCCCTCGCCGGAGTCGATCCAGCGCGCCGTCGACGTGCTCAAGTCCGCCAAGAAGCCGATCATCATGCTCGGCAAGGGTGCCGCCTACGCGCAGGCCGAGAAGCAGATCAAGGAACTGGTCGAGAAGACCGGCATCCCGTACCTGGCCATGTCGATGGCCAAGGGCATCCTGCCCGACAGCCACCCGCAGTCGGCCATGGCCGCGCGTTCGCTGGCGCTCAAGGAAGCCGACGCCGTGCTGCTCATCGGTGCGCGCCTGAACTGGCTGCTGGCCCACGGCAAGGGCAAGACCTGGGGTGGCTCGCCGGATCGCGAATTCCCGGCCAAGAAGTTCATCCAGATCGACATCTCGGCAATGGAGATGGACAGCAACGTGCCCATCGACGCGCCCATCGTCGGCGACATCGTGAGCTCGGTCGAAGCCCTCAACGCCGCCATCGGCAAGGACTTCCCGAAGGTCTCCAAGGAGTGGGTCGGTACGCTGATGTCCAAGCGTGAGCAGAACGTCGCCAAGATGGCCGCGATGCTGTCCAAGGACACCACGCCGATGAACTTCCACAACGCGCTGGGTACTATCGGCAGCGTGATCAAGGGTCGCGACATCCACCTGGTCAACGAAGGTGCGAACGCGCTCGACTACGCCCGCGCCATCATCGACATGGAGAAGCCGCGCCGCCGCCTCGATACCGGTACCTGGGGTGTCATGGGTGTGGGCATGGGCTACGCCATCGGTGCAGCAGTCGAGTCCAATGGCCCGGTCGTTGCGATCGAGGGCGATTCGGCCTTCGGCTTCAGCGGCATGGAGCTCGAGACCATCGCCCGCTACAAC
It encodes:
- the oxc gene encoding oxalyl-CoA decarboxylase, whose translation is MNTTTDTQSEGFHMQSQEMTDGFNLLIDALKANDLNTIYGLVGIPVTDLARLAQARGMKFIGFRHEANAVNAAAIAGYMTQKPGVALTVSAPGFLNGLVALANATVNCFPMIMISGSSEREIVDLQQGDYEELDQLNAAKPYVKAAYRINHAEDIGIAVARSIRAAVSGRPGGVYLDVPAQLLGQTIDAVRGAESIVKVVDPAPAHIPSPESIQRAVDVLKSAKKPIIMLGKGAAYAQAEKQIKELVEKTGIPYLAMSMAKGILPDSHPQSAMAARSLALKEADAVLLIGARLNWLLAHGKGKTWGGSPDREFPAKKFIQIDISAMEMDSNVPIDAPIVGDIVSSVEALNAAIGKDFPKVSKEWVGTLMSKREQNVAKMAAMLSKDTTPMNFHNALGTIGSVIKGRDIHLVNEGANALDYARAIIDMEKPRRRLDTGTWGVMGVGMGYAIGAAVESNGPVVAIEGDSAFGFSGMELETIARYNLPIVSIIMNNSGVYRGCDPNLNPNNANDVPVTAFVKNARYEKLMEAFGGDGYYATTTAELKDALEKALASGRPTVINAIIDETAGTESGRLTSLNPQSAVKK
- the pyk gene encoding pyruvate kinase, with protein sequence MRRERNARIIATLGPASSSPETILALFEAGADVFRFNFSHGTHEDHKARYDIVREIERKVGRPIGILADLQGPKLRIGTFAAGRIVLQAGAEFTLERDTAPGDETRVCLPHPELFEVVEAGQSLLLDDGKLRLQVLDSNGTQIRTRVVTGGPLSDRKGVNVPDAVLPIPVLTEKDRRDLDFALSLGVEFVALSFVQRPEDLHEARDIIGDRALLMTKLEKPQALDHLDEIVRLSDSVMVARGDLGVELPPERVPSASKRILRACREHGKPSIVATQMLESMISAPTPTRAEASDVAGAVYDGSDAVMLSAESASGAFPVQAVAMMDRIIREVEGDPAYRTLIDAQHPEPLASPADAICAALRGVTKIVGATATVTYTSSGTTSMRAARERPTAPIVSITPRIDTARRMAFVWGVHAKVVEDVHSVTDMVTVACKVAHEEGFAQPGDMIAITAGMPFGMPGSTNLLRIATVEG
- the glxR gene encoding 2-hydroxy-3-oxopropionate reductase; this encodes MEIDMAKIGFIGLGIMGAPMAGHLQAGGHELFVHDVKEPPADLVSGGAKACASGAEVAKNADVIITMVPDTPHVEAVLFGENGVAAGLSKGKIVVDMSSISPIATKQFAKRINELGCEYVDAPVSGGEVGAKAASLTIMVGGSEATFEKVKPLFDLMGKNITLVGGNGDGQTTKVANQIIVALNIQAVSEALLFASKAGADPAKVRQALMGGFASSKILEVHGERMVKRTFNPGFRIELHQKDLNLALQGAKSLGVSLPNTAMAQELMNACAANGMSGLDHSALCRAVEMMANHQIAEG
- a CDS encoding outer membrane protein, translated to MALAPIIGEAPHHGETDMIRIRACLLALAATFPLAGQALADGFYWGLEGAHERITFEPHYFTLEGPPDNSYTDRARGQAGSLVLGHRWQAADRLSIAVEGRAGASNTEFALSIPEEPARFRYDIPYAFAISVQPTLHVNDAFSLYVEGGWSYGRLRERKSSPSSSTYDEAGWRGGALLGLGVNLRLGEAWSARLGLREIRYGALRYTSRLADGSPVERVRDRPEVRSWHLGLMRRF
- a CDS encoding Crp/Fnr family transcriptional regulator, whose protein sequence is MSPVEKHPDKNIIRVQLRQNQILKELGEAEMAALEPHLAVMDCQKGDFLLHQGVHEMEQYFVLDGVLKRVVTNQQGKRMILRFTEERNMETSYAAWQLGTPTPYSIVCVTKARVAKLPMQQWAAFIDEMPALKQNFEHEVMRLMSEIMAHTITLHLLDAPGRVHRFLRKQPDLFDRIPKKELASYLNISSETLSRLKHQGKI
- a CDS encoding nucleoside deaminase, which produces MRFALTLPEWLDALDAPPQGFASDEDAMRFAIDAAARNIDDGGGPFGALVLDARNRLVAIGVNRVIAAHASCLHAEMVALLRAQQRLGTHDLATCGPHTLVSTCAPCAMCLGAIPFSGVRTLVCGADGADAEAIGFDEGAKPPDWVASLVERGIEVRRDCLADEARALLLRYRDTGGRIY